A stretch of Carnobacterium iners DNA encodes these proteins:
- a CDS encoding GNAT family N-acetyltransferase, which produces MTRKLVVRRAELKDEPFIKEMLQQAAQWLQTKGSKQWSGILKGEDRHNTSEAIKRGEVFIGRIDDQLAGMFVLWNHQSEWDEEFWGKDSSDAYVYLHRLTVQRSFSGQGISKQLLSEAKLYAKKKKNSAIRLDCIADNAYLNKLYQDIGFTYVGKKIDRIADGEKKDFHLYQCDLDSFN; this is translated from the coding sequence ATGACTAGAAAATTAGTTGTCCGAAGAGCTGAGCTAAAAGATGAACCGTTCATCAAAGAAATGTTGCAACAAGCTGCACAGTGGTTACAAACAAAAGGCTCAAAGCAATGGAGTGGAATTTTAAAAGGTGAAGACAGGCATAATACTTCAGAAGCTATTAAGCGTGGCGAAGTTTTTATTGGCAGGATTGATGATCAACTAGCAGGGATGTTTGTTTTATGGAACCATCAAAGTGAATGGGATGAAGAATTTTGGGGTAAAGATTCAAGTGATGCTTATGTATATTTGCATCGTCTAACTGTTCAACGTAGTTTTTCAGGACAAGGGATATCAAAACAACTTTTATCTGAAGCGAAACTTTATGCTAAAAAGAAAAAAAATTCAGCAATACGTTTAGACTGTATAGCAGATAATGCCTACTTGAACAAACTGTATCAAGATATTGGATTCACTTATGTTGGAAAGAAAATAGATAGGATAGCAGACGGTGAAAAAAAAGATTTTCATCTCTATCAATGTGATTTAGATTCATTTAATTAA
- a CDS encoding glucose-6-phosphate isomerase: protein MGHIKFDYSKIDKFVQAHEISNMQQQVTTADKMLRKGTGAGSDYLGWIDLPKNYDKEEFSRIKAAAKKIQNDSEVLVVIGIGGSYLGAKAALDFLNHSFYNVLPKEDRKQPQVFFAGNSISSSYLSDLIDVIGDKDFSVNIISKSGTTTEPAIAFRIFKEMLEKKYGKDEAKKRIYATTDKAKGALKEEANAQGYESFIIPDDIGGRFSVLTAVGLLPIAASGADIDALMQGAADAVDAFSSDKLEENEAYQYAAIRNALYRKGKTTEILVNYEPNLQYFSEWWKQLFGESEGKDQKGIFPASANFSTDLHSVGQTIQDGQRNIFETIIKVNKAKHTLVIPTTADDLDGLGYLQGKEIDFVNTKAFQGTLLAHTDGDVPNLLVTIPETDAYTLGYLMYFFEIAVGISGYLNGVNPFDQPGVEAYKKNMFALLGKPGFEELAKELNARL, encoded by the coding sequence ATGGGACACATTAAATTTGACTATTCAAAAATCGACAAATTTGTTCAAGCACATGAAATTTCAAATATGCAACAGCAAGTGACTACTGCGGATAAAATGTTGCGTAAGGGAACAGGTGCAGGAAGTGACTATTTGGGTTGGATTGACTTGCCTAAAAATTATGATAAAGAAGAATTTTCTCGTATCAAAGCTGCAGCAAAAAAAATCCAAAATGATTCAGAAGTTTTAGTGGTTATTGGTATTGGTGGATCATATCTAGGTGCTAAAGCGGCACTAGATTTTTTAAATCATTCATTCTATAACGTTCTTCCTAAAGAAGATAGAAAACAGCCGCAAGTTTTCTTTGCCGGTAATAGTATTAGTTCATCGTATCTAAGCGACTTGATTGATGTTATTGGAGACAAAGATTTTTCTGTAAATATCATTTCAAAATCAGGTACAACAACAGAGCCAGCAATCGCGTTTCGTATCTTTAAAGAAATGTTAGAAAAGAAATATGGCAAAGATGAAGCTAAAAAACGAATTTATGCAACAACAGACAAAGCAAAAGGTGCTTTAAAAGAAGAAGCTAATGCACAAGGATATGAATCTTTCATTATCCCAGATGACATCGGCGGACGTTTTTCAGTATTAACAGCAGTAGGTTTATTGCCTATTGCAGCAAGTGGAGCAGATATCGATGCTTTGATGCAGGGTGCAGCAGATGCAGTAGACGCTTTTAGCAGCGATAAGTTAGAAGAAAATGAAGCTTACCAATATGCAGCTATTCGTAATGCACTATATCGTAAAGGCAAAACAACTGAAATATTGGTTAACTACGAACCAAACTTACAATATTTCTCAGAGTGGTGGAAACAGTTATTCGGCGAATCAGAAGGAAAAGATCAAAAAGGTATTTTTCCGGCAAGTGCAAACTTCTCCACTGATTTACATTCCGTTGGACAAACCATTCAAGATGGACAAAGAAATATCTTTGAAACGATTATTAAAGTAAATAAAGCTAAACACACATTGGTCATCCCAACAACGGCTGATGACTTAGATGGATTGGGTTATTTGCAAGGAAAGGAAATCGACTTTGTTAATACTAAAGCTTTCCAAGGCACTTTGTTAGCTCATACTGATGGAGACGTACCGAACTTGCTTGTAACGATTCCTGAAACGGATGCTTATACTTTAGGTTATTTGATGTATTTCTTTGAAATAGCAGTCGGTATTTCTGGTTACTTAAATGGGGTAAACCCATTTGATCAACCAGGAGTAGAAGCTTACAAAAAAAATATGTTTGCTCTATTGGGTAAGCCTGGATTTGAAGAATTAGCAAAAGAATTAAACGCACGTCTATAA
- the yugI gene encoding S1 domain-containing post-transcriptional regulator GSP13 yields the protein MDYKIGMIVKGKITGIQPYGAFVSLDKETQGLIHISECTHGYVKNLNDVLTVGDTMDIMILDIDEYTKKISLSLRVLEEQNHFQYHSKKRKYRQEKTDRDGFDTIRELMPYWIKEAKDDEARQIN from the coding sequence GTGGATTATAAAATTGGGATGATAGTTAAAGGGAAAATAACAGGTATTCAACCTTATGGTGCATTTGTTTCTTTGGATAAAGAGACGCAAGGATTAATTCATATTTCCGAATGCACGCATGGATACGTTAAAAATCTAAATGATGTATTAACTGTTGGAGACACAATGGATATTATGATTTTAGATATCGATGAGTATACAAAGAAAATTAGTCTGTCATTAAGAGTACTAGAAGAACAAAATCATTTCCAGTACCATTCTAAAAAAAGAAAATACCGCCAAGAAAAAACGGATCGTGATGGATTTGATACTATCCGTGAGTTAATGCCGTATTGGATCAAAGAAGCTAAAGACGATGAAGCAAGGCAAATAAACTGA
- a CDS encoding MalY/PatB family protein codes for MDYSFDEVIDRKDSLGLKWNNLDQQFGCEEVLPMWVADMDFSSPQPILDSLKGVLDTRILGYATPPDTLYNAIIHWQKEHHQMELTKDAILFAPGVVPSIAVIIQALTNEQDAIMIHDPVYTPFSTMIELNKRRCIRSTLLMENNQFKMDFEDIEKKLVEEQVKLFVLCNPQNPGGRVWSKQELLTLAELCKKYHVLIISDEIHADLIFSPYQFTSLVTLDPSYQDFVLTLSAATKTFNIAGVKLAMIFAHNPKLYKQIHLYQEAIEHSCLNTFGYVATETAFTQCGPWLEQLMARLEENLTMVCHFFDTRLPQVNYMKPQGTYLFWFDCSSLGLTDEELMNHFIHVGKIALNAGVAYGPGGSQYMRLNFAAPKVLIEEGLKRIKFAFEQ; via the coding sequence ATGGACTATTCGTTTGACGAAGTTATCGACCGTAAAGACAGTTTAGGACTTAAATGGAATAATTTAGATCAACAATTTGGTTGCGAAGAAGTTTTACCTATGTGGGTAGCCGATATGGATTTTTCCAGTCCACAACCCATACTTGATTCATTAAAGGGCGTTCTTGATACTCGTATTTTAGGCTACGCCACTCCTCCTGACACTCTTTATAACGCTATTATTCACTGGCAAAAAGAGCACCATCAAATGGAATTAACAAAAGACGCTATTTTATTTGCACCAGGAGTTGTTCCTAGTATTGCCGTTATTATTCAGGCTCTAACCAACGAACAAGACGCTATTATGATTCACGATCCTGTTTATACACCTTTTTCAACTATGATTGAATTAAATAAACGCCGCTGTATTCGTTCTACACTATTAATGGAGAACAATCAATTTAAAATGGATTTTGAAGACATCGAAAAGAAACTGGTTGAAGAGCAAGTGAAATTATTTGTTTTATGTAATCCACAAAACCCAGGTGGACGTGTTTGGTCTAAACAAGAACTCTTAACTTTAGCTGAACTCTGTAAAAAATACCACGTGCTCATTATTAGTGATGAAATACATGCTGACTTAATTTTTTCACCTTACCAATTTACTTCTTTAGTTACCTTAGACCCAAGCTACCAAGATTTTGTCTTAACACTTTCTGCTGCAACTAAGACATTTAATATAGCGGGTGTAAAATTAGCTATGATTTTTGCCCATAACCCAAAGCTCTACAAACAAATTCATCTTTACCAAGAAGCTATTGAACATAGTTGCTTGAATACATTTGGCTATGTTGCTACGGAGACTGCATTTACTCAATGTGGCCCTTGGTTGGAACAATTGATGGCAAGGCTCGAAGAAAATCTGACGATGGTTTGTCACTTTTTTGATACACGACTACCCCAAGTGAACTATATGAAACCACAAGGAACGTACTTATTCTGGTTTGATTGTTCTAGCCTTGGTTTGACGGACGAAGAATTGATGAATCACTTTATCCATGTAGGTAAAATCGCCTTAAACGCTGGTGTGGCATACGGTCCAGGAGGCTCACAATATATGCGCTTAAATTTTGCAGCTCCAAAAGTGCTTATTGAAGAAGGCTTAAAACGAATCAAATTTGCTTTTGAACAATAA
- a CDS encoding ROK family protein, with protein sequence MMYGAIEAGGTKFVCAISDERGELKEKISIPTTTPEETLEHVFNYFDSFELSAIGIGSFGPIDVNPTSPTYGYVTTTPKTAWKNFDFLGAIKKRYAIPIGWTTDVNAAALGEVKKGAAMGLSSCVYLTVGTGIGGGAVVNGELLSGYGHPEMGHIMVRLHPDETFKGTCPYHGNCLEGIAAGPAIEQRYGKTGHELTSDSAVWEMEAYYIAQALMNYTLIVSPERIVLGGGVMKQAQLFPLIRQEFEKLMGDYVELPPLEEYIVPPALGDNAGITGCLLLAAEQLTN encoded by the coding sequence ATGATGTATGGTGCAATTGAAGCAGGTGGAACAAAATTTGTTTGTGCAATAAGTGATGAACGAGGAGAATTAAAAGAGAAAATTAGTATTCCAACAACAACGCCAGAAGAAACACTGGAACACGTTTTTAATTATTTTGATTCGTTCGAGTTATCAGCGATAGGCATTGGGTCATTTGGCCCGATAGATGTTAATCCAACGTCACCAACTTATGGATACGTAACGACAACACCTAAAACAGCTTGGAAAAACTTTGATTTCTTAGGAGCTATCAAAAAAAGATACGCTATTCCTATAGGATGGACGACTGACGTTAACGCAGCAGCGTTAGGAGAGGTGAAAAAAGGGGCAGCAATGGGGCTTTCTAGTTGTGTTTATCTAACGGTTGGTACGGGTATTGGTGGTGGAGCAGTTGTAAATGGAGAATTATTATCCGGATACGGTCATCCAGAAATGGGGCACATCATGGTTCGTTTGCACCCAGATGAAACGTTTAAAGGAACTTGTCCATACCACGGAAATTGTCTAGAAGGTATTGCAGCCGGTCCAGCTATCGAACAAAGATATGGAAAAACAGGTCATGAATTAACCTCTGATTCAGCTGTTTGGGAAATGGAAGCCTACTACATTGCTCAGGCATTGATGAATTATACGTTAATAGTAAGTCCTGAAAGAATTGTCTTAGGTGGAGGAGTTATGAAGCAAGCACAACTATTCCCACTAATTCGCCAAGAATTTGAAAAACTAATGGGTGATTATGTTGAACTGCCTCCATTAGAAGAATACATTGTTCCACCAGCTCTAGGAGATAATGCTGGGATTACTGGATGTTTGTTGTTAGCGGCAGAACAACTAACTAACTAA
- a CDS encoding peptidylprolyl isomerase, with the protein MTQLSQLSKEIADNEKLVTVKTTMGDVKIKLFPEVAPKTVENFLGLAKKGYYDGVIFHRVIPEFMIQGGDPTGTGMGGESLWGDSFEDEFSTEVFNLYGTLSMANAGPGTNGSQFFIVTAPDGTPWLDNKHTVFGQVIEGMDVVESIQNVKRGPQDKPVNDVVIETIELA; encoded by the coding sequence ATGACTCAACTTTCTCAATTATCAAAAGAAATAGCAGACAACGAAAAATTAGTAACCGTTAAAACAACGATGGGTGACGTTAAAATTAAACTCTTCCCAGAAGTGGCTCCTAAAACAGTTGAAAACTTTTTAGGCCTAGCAAAGAAAGGCTATTACGATGGCGTTATTTTTCACCGTGTCATTCCTGAATTTATGATTCAAGGTGGTGACCCAACAGGTACTGGAATGGGCGGAGAAAGCTTATGGGGAGATTCTTTTGAAGATGAATTTTCAACAGAAGTTTTTAACTTGTACGGCACACTTTCAATGGCTAATGCTGGACCTGGGACAAACGGAAGCCAATTCTTTATCGTTACAGCTCCAGATGGAACACCTTGGTTAGATAACAAGCACACTGTTTTTGGACAAGTTATTGAAGGTATGGATGTGGTTGAATCTATTCAAAACGTCAAACGTGGTCCTCAAGACAAACCTGTTAATGATGTTGTAATCGAAACAATCGAATTAGCTTAA
- a CDS encoding divergent PAP2 family protein codes for MAILSNFPLIAAVTAIIFAQLIKIPVAFLLQRKSTWGLATSTGGMPSSHSASVTALITALALQEGVSSPFVAIASTFGMIVMFDSMGVRRQSGEQGILLNHLIIDFQNLSNKVLRISQEPDGTQTVQKETHLKEYLGHKPIEVFFGILTGIGVAFVVKNILLTIGF; via the coding sequence ATGGCAATTTTATCTAATTTTCCTCTTATCGCTGCTGTAACCGCGATTATCTTTGCACAACTGATTAAAATTCCAGTTGCTTTTCTTTTACAAAGGAAAAGCACCTGGGGATTAGCTACTTCAACCGGCGGTATGCCTAGTTCTCATTCGGCATCTGTGACGGCTTTGATCACAGCCTTAGCCCTTCAAGAAGGTGTGAGTTCACCTTTTGTAGCAATCGCTAGTACATTTGGGATGATTGTCATGTTTGATTCGATGGGTGTTCGCAGACAAAGTGGCGAACAAGGGATCTTATTGAATCACTTAATCATTGATTTTCAAAACCTCAGCAACAAAGTTTTAAGAATTTCCCAAGAACCTGACGGCACACAAACCGTGCAAAAAGAGACTCATTTGAAAGAATATTTAGGACATAAACCGATTGAAGTCTTCTTTGGAATTTTAACCGGTATTGGCGTTGCCTTTGTTGTTAAAAATATTTTACTAACTATCGGATTCTGA
- a CDS encoding NAD(P)/FAD-dependent oxidoreductase, which yields MKTTEELFDITIIGGGPTGMFAAFYGGMRNAKVKIIESLPQLGGQLSMLYPEKDIFDIAAMPVIGAQELIDNLAVQLSRFDQTTCLEEEVVDIKKNHDGIFELHTKKAIHYSKAVIITAGNGAFQPRRLEIEQAEKYEGKTLHYYVNNVEQFKNRTVAICGGGDSAVDWALALEPIAKKVYLIHRRNKFRALEHSVSLLEKSSVEIKTPFVPESLSGTDRSLSHVTLKEVRGDQEKTLEIDDFLVNYGFTSSIGPMKNWGFEVKHNEIVVNTKMETTVPGIYAAGDICTYDGKIKLIATGFGEAPTAINNAMSYINPDERVQPMHSTSLF from the coding sequence TTGAAAACAACTGAAGAACTATTTGACATCACGATTATTGGTGGTGGCCCGACAGGCATGTTTGCGGCTTTTTATGGCGGTATGCGGAATGCAAAAGTTAAAATTATCGAAAGCCTTCCACAACTCGGCGGACAATTATCAATGCTTTATCCTGAAAAAGATATCTTTGATATTGCTGCTATGCCAGTGATTGGTGCCCAAGAATTAATTGACAACCTCGCTGTTCAGCTGTCTCGCTTCGATCAAACAACTTGCTTGGAAGAAGAAGTGGTTGATATCAAAAAGAATCATGACGGTATATTTGAATTACACACTAAGAAAGCCATTCACTATTCAAAAGCAGTTATTATTACTGCTGGAAATGGTGCGTTTCAACCGCGTCGCTTAGAAATTGAACAGGCAGAAAAATATGAAGGTAAAACCCTTCATTACTACGTTAATAATGTTGAACAATTTAAAAACCGAACCGTTGCTATTTGTGGTGGTGGAGACTCTGCTGTTGATTGGGCATTAGCGCTAGAGCCCATCGCTAAAAAAGTTTACCTCATTCATCGTCGCAATAAATTCAGAGCACTAGAACACAGTGTTTCTTTGCTTGAAAAATCTAGTGTTGAAATAAAAACACCCTTTGTACCTGAATCTCTAAGTGGTACCGATCGCTCTTTAAGCCACGTCACTTTAAAAGAAGTCAGAGGAGACCAAGAAAAAACACTAGAAATCGATGATTTTCTCGTTAATTATGGCTTTACTTCTTCTATTGGGCCTATGAAGAATTGGGGTTTTGAAGTAAAGCATAACGAAATTGTTGTTAACACAAAAATGGAAACCACTGTTCCTGGCATATATGCTGCTGGTGACATCTGTACCTACGACGGTAAAATCAAACTCATTGCGACTGGCTTCGGTGAAGCTCCTACAGCTATTAATAATGCGATGAGTTACATCAACCCAGACGAACGTGTTCAACCCATGCACAGTACTAGTTTATTTTAA
- a CDS encoding phosphatidylglycerophosphatase A, whose product MVKESEGLHQKALSLIKERGVELTDIADLVLFLQTPYIKDLTQEECLLNVEAVLTKREVQNTILTGIQLDILAEQNQLMEPLQSIILSDEGLYGIDEILALSIVNVYGSIGFTNYGYIDKIKPGILAQLNSHEGDKVHTFMDDIVGAIAAAAASRLAHANPAKSDLVK is encoded by the coding sequence ATGGTAAAAGAAAGTGAAGGTTTGCATCAAAAAGCACTTAGCTTGATTAAAGAACGTGGCGTAGAATTAACGGATATAGCAGATTTAGTTTTATTTTTACAAACACCTTATATTAAAGATTTAACCCAAGAAGAATGTTTGCTTAACGTTGAAGCTGTTTTAACAAAACGCGAAGTTCAAAACACTATCTTGACTGGGATTCAATTAGATATTTTAGCAGAACAAAACCAATTAATGGAACCTTTACAAAGTATCATTTTAAGTGATGAAGGACTTTATGGGATTGATGAAATTTTAGCTCTTTCAATTGTTAATGTCTACGGATCAATTGGATTTACAAACTATGGCTATATCGATAAAATAAAGCCGGGTATTTTAGCTCAACTAAACAGTCACGAAGGCGATAAAGTACACACCTTTATGGATGACATAGTCGGAGCTATCGCGGCGGCGGCAGCAAGTCGACTAGCACACGCCAACCCAGCAAAAAGCGACCTAGTAAAATAA
- a CDS encoding TIGR01906 family membrane protein, with translation MKKTASHFFGLISLFLCILTLAITFTINFTPLYAFDVTYFTIPESLGFRKETIMNNYSILLDYLNKPWVSELVMPDFPSSEDGLFHFYEVKRLFLLNYSVAFLSTIGTFFYLRYIKRTEQTWKLVRPFQWGMIMPFVVLVIVALNFDALFIAFHELFFNNDAWLFNPSTDPIILALPEAFFMHCFILVFSLIELAMVIGYFTTKRLAFKKR, from the coding sequence ATGAAAAAGACAGCTAGTCACTTTTTCGGTTTAATCAGTTTATTTTTATGCATTTTAACTTTAGCCATTACCTTTACGATCAATTTCACTCCGTTATATGCATTTGACGTCACTTATTTTACTATTCCTGAATCACTCGGTTTCCGCAAAGAAACGATTATGAATAATTACTCTATTTTATTAGACTACTTAAATAAACCTTGGGTATCAGAATTAGTGATGCCAGATTTTCCTAGTTCAGAAGATGGTCTTTTCCATTTTTATGAAGTAAAGAGATTATTTTTACTAAATTATAGTGTGGCTTTTCTATCAACGATCGGAACTTTCTTTTATTTGAGATACATTAAACGTACTGAACAAACTTGGAAACTTGTTCGTCCATTTCAATGGGGAATGATTATGCCTTTTGTTGTTTTAGTCATTGTGGCTTTAAATTTCGATGCCTTATTTATTGCTTTCCATGAATTGTTTTTTAACAACGATGCTTGGTTATTCAATCCTTCAACAGACCCTATTATATTGGCTTTGCCAGAAGCATTCTTTATGCATTGCTTTATTTTAGTTTTTTCTTTGATAGAGCTAGCGATGGTAATCGGCTATTTTACTACTAAACGATTAGCGTTTAAAAAAAGATAA
- a CDS encoding TIGR01457 family HAD-type hydrolase, with amino-acid sequence MDYKGYLIDLDGTMYNGTEPILAAPRFIKRLQDKQVPFLFVTNNTTKTQEEVMDNLQTNFGITVTEDHIYTGSLATAKYMKKLNKGNKVFAIGETGLKDALTKAGFIEDKKNPDFVVVALDREATYTDFETATLAIQKGAQFIATNKDTNMPSEKGMVPGAGSLVALVVAATRVEPTFIGKPESIIMGEALEAIGLKKEEVVMVGDNYETDILAGIQNDIDTLLVYTGFTKPEDLTLDMKKPTHSIHSLDEWTIR; translated from the coding sequence ATGGATTATAAAGGCTATTTAATTGATTTAGACGGAACGATGTACAATGGAACAGAACCTATTCTTGCAGCCCCAAGATTTATCAAACGACTACAAGATAAACAGGTACCCTTTTTATTTGTTACGAACAATACAACGAAAACACAAGAAGAAGTGATGGATAATCTGCAGACGAATTTTGGTATTACTGTAACAGAAGATCATATTTATACGGGTTCATTAGCGACAGCTAAGTATATGAAAAAATTAAATAAAGGCAATAAAGTTTTTGCCATTGGAGAAACAGGTCTAAAAGATGCCTTAACTAAAGCTGGCTTTATTGAAGATAAAAAAAATCCTGATTTCGTCGTTGTTGCTTTAGATCGTGAAGCTACATATACCGATTTTGAAACAGCAACTTTAGCTATTCAAAAAGGGGCCCAATTTATAGCGACTAATAAAGATACGAATATGCCAAGTGAAAAAGGGATGGTTCCTGGAGCAGGCTCACTAGTAGCTTTAGTCGTTGCTGCAACTCGAGTAGAGCCTACATTCATTGGGAAACCTGAGTCGATTATTATGGGTGAAGCATTGGAAGCAATTGGATTAAAGAAAGAAGAAGTTGTCATGGTTGGTGACAATTATGAAACAGATATTTTAGCTGGTATTCAAAATGACATCGATACTTTATTGGTTTACACTGGTTTTACGAAACCAGAAGACTTAACACTAGATATGAAAAAACCTACGCATAGTATCCATTCGTTAGATGAGTGGACAATAAGATGA
- a CDS encoding YutD family protein gives MPGNEVNQSEQIDKTKEQTLENKSNGKTVKNDEYKKARKQPTRESHSKKRIPSRKRTTEKKETMALGSALQLESELTGEKIEQLVYRIDATMITIDGIKYEIVKDYKEAFDGERLGERYSEILDKYDYIVADWGFEQLRLKGFYDNRNRKVPQDQRINNLEDYLYEYCNFGCPYFVVQRLEAKKNKPKKEAAEKIEKPIRRKRNQKNKNSTNQKQEAKEQTTRADVEKDKKQAPLSSKTKSRPKPKPKPKRDFVKKEIKTTPIEKKQVQESETFKPKNEANGKRHFSIRRKISETDKEKE, from the coding sequence ATGCCAGGAAATGAAGTCAATCAAAGTGAACAGATAGATAAAACAAAAGAACAGACTTTGGAAAATAAGTCTAACGGGAAAACCGTGAAAAATGACGAATATAAAAAAGCAAGAAAACAACCAACGAGAGAATCACATAGCAAAAAGCGCATTCCCTCAAGAAAACGCACAACTGAAAAGAAAGAAACAATGGCATTGGGTTCAGCGTTGCAACTAGAATCAGAGTTAACTGGCGAAAAAATAGAACAGCTTGTTTATCGTATAGATGCTACTATGATTACAATTGATGGAATAAAGTACGAAATTGTTAAAGACTACAAAGAGGCTTTTGATGGCGAACGTCTAGGTGAAAGATACAGCGAAATTCTTGATAAATATGACTATATTGTAGCGGACTGGGGATTTGAACAGTTACGCCTAAAGGGGTTTTATGATAATCGTAACCGAAAAGTTCCACAAGACCAGAGGATTAATAATTTAGAAGATTACTTATATGAATACTGTAATTTTGGCTGTCCTTATTTTGTTGTCCAACGCTTAGAAGCGAAAAAGAATAAGCCTAAGAAAGAAGCAGCAGAAAAAATAGAAAAACCCATTAGAAGAAAAAGAAACCAAAAAAACAAAAATTCAACGAATCAAAAACAAGAAGCAAAAGAGCAAACAACACGAGCTGATGTTGAAAAGGATAAAAAACAAGCTCCTTTAAGTTCTAAAACAAAATCAAGACCCAAACCAAAACCAAAACCAAAACGTGATTTTGTTAAAAAAGAGATAAAGACAACGCCCATTGAGAAAAAGCAAGTACAAGAAAGTGAAACGTTTAAACCAAAGAATGAGGCCAATGGTAAGCGTCACTTTAGTATTCGGCGTAAAATAAGTGAAACGGATAAAGAAAAAGAATAG
- a CDS encoding bifunctional metallophosphatase/5'-nucleotidase, whose translation MERIHIYHTNDFHSHFENWPRISAYLQAKKKEKVQLNEPCFLFDLGDACDRVHPLTEATNGQANVKLLNEVHYDAVTIGNNEGIGSSKAELNQLYDEANFKVILSNVLDKKTAAYPDFTQPFDILQTETGHKIGLFALTAPFPTSYEPIGWKVKETDDVIPEMLELLTPLVDTVILLSHLGILEDREIAEKYPMIKIILGSHTHHLLPEGEQVRNTLIAAAGKFGRYVGHVTLDVEGSRLVSAQATVTETSQLPAVDNEGDLIKGYEQLGHQLLNEQEIAFVPKNLSVSWQKKSNLVEVGLEALKDYAKTGVAIVNAGLFMQPIIKGIVTNDELHQILPHPIRVMRCTLSGEELIRLMYEMNKNHLFLRNFPIKGMGFRGEVFGEICYSGIHLDEKTGEVTWQGEQIKVEKIYTFATVDHFLYVPFFPTIELKGKNEVLFPYFIRNVLGQYLQKEFPIRH comes from the coding sequence ATGGAGCGTATTCATATTTATCATACCAATGATTTCCATTCTCATTTTGAAAATTGGCCAAGAATTTCTGCTTATCTTCAAGCTAAAAAGAAAGAAAAAGTTCAGTTAAATGAACCGTGTTTTTTGTTTGATCTTGGAGATGCGTGTGATCGAGTCCACCCTTTAACGGAGGCGACGAATGGGCAAGCGAATGTGAAATTATTGAACGAAGTCCATTACGATGCTGTAACAATTGGGAACAATGAAGGAATTGGCAGTTCAAAAGCAGAACTGAATCAGTTATACGATGAAGCAAACTTTAAAGTTATTTTATCAAATGTGTTGGATAAAAAAACTGCCGCTTACCCGGATTTTACCCAGCCGTTTGATATTTTACAGACAGAAACAGGACATAAAATTGGTTTATTTGCCTTAACAGCGCCTTTTCCTACTAGCTACGAACCAATTGGTTGGAAAGTAAAAGAGACTGATGATGTGATACCCGAAATGTTAGAGTTATTAACGCCTCTTGTAGATACGGTGATTTTATTGTCTCATCTAGGTATTCTTGAAGATCGAGAAATTGCTGAAAAATATCCAATGATAAAAATCATCCTAGGTTCACATACTCATCATTTATTACCAGAAGGCGAACAAGTGCGCAATACATTAATAGCAGCAGCTGGAAAGTTTGGGAGATATGTTGGTCATGTAACCCTTGATGTCGAAGGCAGTCGCTTAGTTTCCGCACAGGCAACAGTTACTGAAACAAGTCAGCTTCCAGCTGTTGATAATGAAGGAGATTTGATAAAAGGCTACGAACAGCTAGGTCATCAACTCCTAAACGAACAAGAAATTGCTTTTGTGCCTAAAAATTTATCTGTCAGTTGGCAGAAGAAATCTAATCTAGTTGAGGTTGGATTAGAGGCGCTTAAAGATTATGCTAAAACGGGTGTAGCGATAGTCAATGCGGGTTTGTTTATGCAACCAATTATCAAAGGAATTGTAACCAATGATGAGCTGCATCAGATTTTACCGCATCCTATCAGAGTCATGCGCTGTACGTTAAGTGGCGAAGAGTTGATTCGCTTGATGTATGAGATGAATAAAAACCATCTCTTCTTACGCAATTTTCCAATTAAAGGGATGGGTTTTAGAGGCGAAGTTTTTGGTGAAATTTGTTATAGTGGAATTCATCTTGATGAAAAAACAGGTGAGGTAACCTGGCAAGGTGAGCAAATTAAAGTAGAAAAAATCTATACTTTTGCTACGGTTGATCACTTTCTTTATGTTCCATTTTTCCCGACCATAGAGTTGAAAGGAAAGAATGAAGTTTTATTCCCTTATTTTATTAGGAATGTTTTAGGACAGTATTTGCAAAAAGAGTTTCCCATTAGACACTAA